Proteins from one Ananas comosus cultivar F153 linkage group 5, ASM154086v1, whole genome shotgun sequence genomic window:
- the LOC109709890 gene encoding uncharacterized protein LOC109709890, with product MSALRWWTWVLRLRRLHASASDPPPRLTNFSLHPPNLVEVEFSDGRAFRLSAEFLRVYSPAADSKIRSIGGEKVISGRRHVGIMSAEPVGNYGIKIAFDDLHKTGIYTWDYFYHLGTNKFGLMRNYIKTLKRHGLTRDPQLRK from the exons ATGTCGGCTCTGCGGTGGTGGACGTGGGTTCTGCGACTGCGGCGCCTCCACGCCTCCGCATCCGACCCTCCTCCCCGCCTCACCAACTTCTCCCTCCACCCTCCCAACCTC GTAGAGGTTGAATTTTCTGACGGCCGCGCATTTCGGCTGTCTGCCGAATTTCTTAGAGTCTACAGCCCTGCTGCCGACAGCAAAATAAGATCAATCGGTGGCGAGAAG GTAATATCTGGACGACGACACGTCGGTATAATGTCCGCGGAACCTGTAGGAAATTACGGAATCAA GATTGCCTTCGACGACTTGCATAAGACCGGGATCTACACATGGGATTACTTTTACCACTTGGGTACCAACAAGTTCGGTCTCATGAGAAACTATATCAAAACCTTGAAGAGACACGGCCTTACCCGGGATCCACAACTGCGGAAGTGA
- the LOC109710204 gene encoding glycosyltransferase family 92 protein Os08g0121900-like, translating into MSRETEELGGGTAMKEKRRRRRKGHGSLAALLFVFLCLAVVAAFAFPALRLYGPSIRPALKLSASIRPAMNAASAELSSATALAPPSLSIKHAVSFPDRVLLVVVGHNSSSPSVSVSVPDLRCLYFPSSSSSQLRLPPISSIHTPPSFLIHCPNSPSEFNISLQLSPSLHLPPILPYRWDRLSYAAVVDFRDNSTLVFAKGFNLRPARLAVASRYECVFGWDCSIPKYLLTTPAISVAQEIVRCATPLSILRRLRLRRPSPAKDPPLVSVRTKGRGAVTLPSVARPEMLSPPPIRWTIKEHSMCVCTMLRNQARFLREWIMYHAEIGVRRWFIYDNNSDDDIQQVIDVLSSSSNYNVTLHSWPWVKTQEAGFAHCALRARDHCDWLGFIDVDEFLYFPAESTLQDVLSNYSSQPSVGELRTACHSFGPSGRKSMPAEGVTVGYTCRMNAPERHKSIVRPDALNPSMINVVHHFHLKEGMRYVNMGQGVMVINHYKYQVWEVFKDKFYRRVATYVADWQDEENVGSKDRAPGLGTKAVEPPDWPSRFCEVNDTGLRDWVLRVFADRRTGLLPW; encoded by the exons ATGAGTAGAGAGACAGAGGAGCTTGGTGGGGGAACGGCcatgaaggagaagaggaggaggaggaggaaaggcCACGGCTCCCTCGCCGCGCTCCTCTTCGTCTTTCTCTGcctcgccgtcgtcgccgccttcGCCTTCCCCGCTCTCCGCCTCTACGGAC CATCGATCCGGCCGGCACTGAAACTCTCAGCATCGATCCGGCCGGCAATGAACGCCGCCTCCGCCGAGCTCTCCTCTGCCACTGCCTTGGCGCCGCCTTCCCTAAGTATCAAGCATGCTGTCTCCTTCCCCGACCGcgtcctcctcgtcgtcgtcggccACAACTCTTCGTCCCCTTCCGTTTCCGTTTCCGTTCCCGACCTCCGATGCCTCTacttcccctcctcctcctcttcgcaACTCCGCCTTCCTCCGATTTCCTCAATTCATACTCCCCCTTCCTTCCTCATCCATTGCCCGAATTCGCCATCCGAATTCAACATCTCCCTCCAGCTCTCCCCTTCCCTCCACCTCCCCCCGATCCTCCCCTACCGGTGGGACCGCCTTTCTTACGCCGCCGTCGTCGACTTCCGCGATAACTCCACCCTTGTCTTTGCCAAGGGCTTCAACCTCCGCCCCGCCCGCCTCGCCGTCGCCTCTCGCTATGAGTGTGTCTTCGGCTGGGACTGTTCCATCCCCAAGTACCTCCTCACTACCCCCGCAATTTCCGTTGCGCAGGAAATCGTCCGATGCGCCACACCCCTCAgcatcctccgccgcctccgcctccgccgcccatCCCCCGCGAAAGACCCCCCTCTTGTCTCCGTCAGGACCAAGGGCCGCGGGGCCGTCACCCTCCCTTCGGTCGCACGCCCCGAGATGCTCTCCCCTCCGCCAATTCGCTGGACAATCAAAGAGCATTCCATGTGTGTGTGCACTATGCTCCGCAACCAAGCTCGGTTCCTCCGCGAGTGGATCATGTACCACGCTGAGATCGGGGTCCGGCGGTGGTTCATCTACGACAACAACAGCGATGACGACATCCAGCAGGTGATCGACGTACTGAGCTCCTCGTCGAACTACAATGTGACCCTTCATTCATGGCCATGGGTCAAGACCCAGGAGGCCGGCTTCGCTCACTGTGCTCTTCGCGCGCGAGACCACTGCGATTGGCTCGGGTTTATTGACGTCGACGAGTTTCTGTACTTCCCCGCTGAGTCCACACTGCAGGATGTGCTGTCGAACTACTCGAGCCAGCCTTCTGTCGGAGAGCTCCGGACGGCATGCCATAGCTTTGGGCCCTCAGGGCGGAAATCCATGCCCGCGGAGGGCGTCACGGTAGGCTACACGTGTAGGATGAACGCGCCAGAGCGGCACAAGTCGATCGTACGCCCTGACGCTTTGAATCCGTCCATGATCAATGTGGTGCACCATTTTCATTTGAAGGAGGGGATGAGGTATGTGAACATGGGGCAAGGAGTCATGGTCATCAATCACTACAAGTACCAAGTGTGGGAGGTGTTCAAGGACAAGTTCTATCGGCGGGTCGCGACCTATGTTGCCGATTGGCAAGACGAAGAGAATGTCGGGTCGAAGGACCGCGCGCCCGGGCTAGGGACCAAGGCTGTGGAGCCGCCGGATTGGCCGAGCCGGTTCTGCGAGGTGAACGACACGGGGCTCAGGGATTGGGTTCTGAGGGTTTTCGCCGATCGCCGCACCGGACTCCTTCCCTGGTAG